CGATCGCTGGCCGCTGCCCACAGGGCTCGGCGGCGTGCTCGGCGACGCCGTGCTGGCGTTGCCGCGCCGCTTCTTCGGCGAATCGGCGGCGGCCATGGCCGTGGTTGCGCTGATCGGCGCCGGGACCGCCATTCTCGCCCTCACCGGCGCCGCCGGCTTTGGTTTCGAGCCGTCCGCGACGAGCCATCCGGAGGACGAGCCCGTCGAGCGCCGCGTCGACGAAGACGAGGACGACGAGCCGGGCGTCGCCATCGTGTCGCTCGGCGCGCTCATTCACGCGGGTCTGACGATCAAGACGCTCGTCTCGCGCCGCCTCGCCGCGCTTCTGTCGCGCCGCAGCAAGCCGGTCGAATTCGATGAGCCCTCGGGGCCGCCGCTGCTCTCCGCCCGCCGCGAGCCGGTTTTCGACGCTTTCTCCTTCGTCCCGCCGCCGGCGCCCGCGCGCGCCGCCGCAGCGGCCGCCGCGCCGCGCGAGGAAGATTACGACGAGCCGCCGCAGCCCTCGGCGCGCGTGATGGAGCCGGTCGGGCCGCTGAAGCAGGGCAAGCGCGTGATGCGCGAGCGCCAGCCCACTCTGTTCGAGAGCCGCAATGAGCAGCATCGCTACGAGCTGCCGCCGCTGCTGCTGCTGAGCGAGCCCAAGAAACAGGCGGCCGCCGCCAAAATCTCGCAGGATGCGCTGGAGCAGAACGCGCGTTTGCTCGAGGGCGTGCTCGAGGATTTCGGCGTCAAGGGCGAGATCATCAATGTGCGTCCCGGCCCGGTGGTCACGCTCTATGAGCTGGAGCCCGCGCCGGGGATCAAATCGTCTCGCGTGATCGGCCTCGCCGACGATATCGCCCGGTCGATGTCGGCGGTCTCGGCGCGCGTCGCCGTCGTCTCCGGCCGCAACGCCATCGGCATAGAGCTGCCGAACCAACGCCGCGAGACCGTCTTCCTGCGCGAGCTGCTCGCCTGCGAGGATTTCGAGAAGACCAAGCATCGCCTAGCCATTGCGCTCGGCAAGACGATCGGCGGCGAGCCGGTCATCGTCGATCTCGCGCGCATGCCGCATCTTCTCGTCGCCGGCACGACGGGCTCGGGCAAATCCGTCGCCATCAACACCATGATTCTGTCGCTGCTCTACCGGATGAAGCCGGAAGAATGCCGCCTCATCATGGTCGACCCCAAAATGCTGGAGCTCTCGGTCTACGACAACATTCCCCATCTGCTGACGCCCGTCGTCACCGACCCCAAAAAGGCGGTGGTGGCCCTCAAATGGGCGGTGCGCGAGATGGAGGACCGCTACAAGAAAATGTCCAAGCTCGGCGTGCGCAATATAGAGGGCTTCAACCAGCGCGTCGTCGAGGCGCAGGCGAAAGGCGAGGTCATCACCCGCACGGTGCAGACCGGCTTCGACCGCGAGACCGGCGAAGCCATTTTCGAGCGCGAGGAGATGGAACTGCATCCGATCCCCTTCATCGTCGTCATCGTCGACGAGATGGCGGATCTGATGCTGGTCGCCGGCAAGGACATAGAGGGCGCGATCCAGCGTCTCGCGCAAATGGCGCGCGCAGCCGGCATTCACCTCATAATGGCGACGCAGCGTCCCTCGGTCGACGTCATCACCGGCACGATCAAAGCGAATTTCCCGACGCGCATCTCCTTCCAGGTGACGTCGAAGATCGACAGCCGCACCATTCTCGGCGAGCAGGGTGCCGAGCAGCTCTTGGGCCAGGGCGACATGCTCTATATGGCCGGCGGCGGCCGCATCTCGCGCGTGCATGGGCCCTTCGTCTCGGACACCGAGGTCGAGAAGATCGTCGCGCATTTGAAGACGCAAGGTCAGCCGCAATATCTCGACGCCATCACCACGGAGGAGGAGCCCTCCGACGAGGCCGTGGAGAGCGCGGCGCCGGGCTCCATGGATGCGGAGGAGGGCGCCGATCTCTACGATCGCGCCGTGGCGATCGTGCTGCGCGACCGCAAATGCTCGACGAGCTACATTCAGCGCCGCCTGTCCATCGGCTACAACAAGGCCGCGTCATTGGTGGAGCAGATGGAGCGCGAGGGCGTGGTGGGCCAGGCCAATCACGCCGGCAAGCGCGAGATTCTCGTGGGCGGCGGGATAGACCGCGGGGCGTTCGATATAGACGCGGCGTGAGGGATTTCTGCTTCGCTTGTCGATGACGGAAGGGACGCGCCTCGAGAGGCGGACGGTCGACGTCAGGGCGACGCAATCGATCTCGCCGAATATGATCCAACATTAGCCATATCGCCGTCCTAGTGAGGACGGCGCACGGCCCCGATCGGCCGCGCCGAATCGTCCGGAGCACCCAATCCTGTGAAATCGCCTCTCGCCGCCGCGCTGGTCCTCGCCCTTCTCGCCGCCTCCGGCGCTCAGGCCGTGGAGCAGACGAAAAAGCCGCCGGCCGCCAAGGCTCAGGCGGGCAAGCCGGCGGCCAAGGGCAAGCCGGTCGCCGACGCCAAAGCGAAGCCGAAGCCCGCTGATCCCAAAACCGCGCAGGCCAAGCCTGCCGACCCCAAGCCGGCCGACCCCAAAGCCGCCGCTCCCGCCGCCAAGCCGCCCGCTCCCGCGGTTCCGGACGCCGCCAAAGCGGCCATAGGCGCCGCCGCCGTGGGCGGAGCCGCGGCCGCCGTCGCTGTCGCGGCCCAGCCGCAGGCGCCCTTGACGCGCGAGGAGGCGATCAAGCGCGCCGAGGCCTCCCTCAACTCCTCTCCCGTCATGACGGCCGATTTCGTGCAGATCGGCGGCGACGGCCGCAGAGCCGAGGGCAAGCTCTATGTCCATAAGGTCGGGCGCATGCGCTTCGAATATGCGCAGCCGGCGACGATGGAGGTCGTCTCCGACGGCTCGCAGGTCGCCGTGCGCGATCGCAAGCTCAATACGCAGGATCTCTATTTCATCTCGCAGACGCCGCTGAAATTCCTGCTCAATGAGAAGATCGACCTCGAGAAGGACGTGAAGCTCGTCGATGTCGTCATCGACGACGCCGGCGCCTCCATCTCCATCGAGGACAAGGCGACCTTCGGCGGCACGTCGAAAATCAAGCTGATCTTCGATTCCAAGACATTCACGCTGAAGCAGTGGCAGGTCTCCGACCCGCAGGGCTATGAGACTCTGGTGTCGCTCTTCAACGTCGACCGCAGCCGCTCGCCGGACCCCAATCTGTTCAAGATCGACAAGGGCTCGCTGCTCGATTTCCATTGAGCGGGCGAGCCCTCGCGAGGCTCACGCGGCTTTCAGCGTCGCCATATCGATGACGAAGCGATATTTCACATCGCTCTTCACCATGCGCGCATAGGCCGTCTCGATCTCCTGCATGGCGATCGTCTCTATATCGGCGACGATGCCCTTCTCGGCGCAGAAGTCGAGCATCTCCTGCGTCTCCTTTATGCCGCCGATCAGCGAGCCGGCGATCTGCCGCCGCTTGAAGATGAGCCCGCCCGCCGAAGGCGAGGGATGCGGCGTCTCCGGCACGCCGACGAGCGTCAGCACGCCGTCGCGCTTCAGCAGATTCACATAGGCGTCGAGATCATGGGAGACAGCGACCGTGTCGAGAATGAAATCGAGGCTATTGGCCCGCGCCGCCATGGCCTCCGGGTCTTTCGAGACGACGACCTCATCGGCGCCGAGCGCGAGAGCCGCCTCGCGCTTCGACGGCGAGGTGGTGAAGGCGACGACATGCGCGCCGAGCGCATGGGCGAGCTTCACGCCCATATGGCCGAGCCCGCCGATGCCGACGATTCCGACTTTCTTGCCTGGCCCGACGCCCCAATGTTTGAGCGGCGACCATGTGGTGATTCCGGCGCAGAGCAACGGCGCCACGGCGGCGAGTTGCGCCTCCGAGTGGCGAACCGTGAGCACGAAATGCTCGTCGACGACGACGGCCGCCGAATAACCGCCAAAAGTGTTCTCGCCGGAGCCGTCGAGCGGGCCGTTGTAGGTGGCGACAAAGCCATGCTCGCAATATTGCTCGAGCCCATCGTCGCAGGAGAAGCAGCGGCGGCAGCTGTCGACCATGCAGCCGACGGCGGCGAGATCGCCGGTTTTGAATCTCGTCACCTCTGCGCCGACGGCGGTCACGCGGCCGACGATCTCATGGCCCGGCACGCAGGGGTAACGCGTGCCCGGCCATTCGCTGCGCGCCGTGTGGAGATCGGAATGGCAGACGCCGCAAAACAGAATGTCGATCGCGACATCCTTCGGTCCCGGCGCGCGGCGCTCGATGGAAAAGGGCGCGAAAGGCGCCGTGGCGGATTGGACCGCATAGGCCTTGGTGGGCATGGTAAGCCTCGGGTTTATTCGAAGGGAGAAATGGGGAGCTCGCCTCGGGCGGACGCGGTTTCCAATAGCATGTTTCGGCGATCGGGTCGAAGATGAGGCCTGCTCGAGTTTGACACCTGTTGCGTTACAAGTTACAAATCGTCATGATCGCGAGCTTTCGGCACAAGGGATTGCGGCGGTTGTTCGAGAGTGACGACGGGAGCAGATTGCCGCCCGATTTGATCGAGCGCATTCGCCGTATTCTGTCCTTTCTGGATGCTGCGGATCGGGCGGAGGACTTGGATCAGCCGACGTTCCGTCTCCACGCTCTCAAAGGAGAGCTGAAAGGTTTTTGGGCGGTGACGGTGCGGGCGAACTGGCGGATCGTTTTCCGTTTCCAGGACGGCGCGGCGGAAGATGTCGATTTCGTCGACTATCACTGATGAAGGCGCGGGCGATGATGAAAAATCCTGCCCATCCCGGTGGGCTCATCCGAGACAATATCGAGGAGCTGGGCCTGAGCGTCGCCGAGGCGGCGAAGGGGCTCGGCGTGACGCGGCAGCAGCTCTATCGTCTCATCAACGGACACCACGGGCTCACGCCGGAAATGGCGCTGCGGCTCGAGCAGGCTTTCGGCGGATCGGCCGACGCCTGGATGCGAATGCAGATCGCCTATGACCTCGCGCGGGCGCGGGCGCGGGCGAGCGTTTCCATCGCTCGACTCGCGCCGAAGGTGGCGTGAGTTTCGGGAATGCGATCATGGAAGCGCCGAATTTAATCACAGAACGGCTTCGGCTTCGTGACTGGCGCGACGCCGATCTCGAACCCTTTGCGGCGCTCAACGCCGATCCGAGTGTTATGATGTTCTTCCCTCGACCGCTCGACCGTGCGCAGAGCGACGCATTCGCCGATCGTGCGCGAGCGAAGCTCGCCGAACGCGGCTTCGGCTTATGGGCGGTCGAAGCGCCAGGCGTCGCGCCGTTTCTCGGCTTCGTCG
This genomic window from Methylosinus sp. H3A contains:
- a CDS encoding DNA translocase FtsK 4TM domain-containing protein is translated as MMRSNAFRHVSEPVREFTARRAAELAGAALIAASVAAALALVSWSARDPSFNHATTGRVRNLLGSGGAVAADILMQMLGLAAIAAILPLAAQGLRLVTQRALHRPLLRFGLWIVGALSAAAVVSLLPVTDRWPLPTGLGGVLGDAVLALPRRFFGESAAAMAVVALIGAGTAILALTGAAGFGFEPSATSHPEDEPVERRVDEDEDDEPGVAIVSLGALIHAGLTIKTLVSRRLAALLSRRSKPVEFDEPSGPPLLSARREPVFDAFSFVPPPAPARAAAAAAAPREEDYDEPPQPSARVMEPVGPLKQGKRVMRERQPTLFESRNEQHRYELPPLLLLSEPKKQAAAAKISQDALEQNARLLEGVLEDFGVKGEIINVRPGPVVTLYELEPAPGIKSSRVIGLADDIARSMSAVSARVAVVSGRNAIGIELPNQRRETVFLRELLACEDFEKTKHRLAIALGKTIGGEPVIVDLARMPHLLVAGTTGSGKSVAINTMILSLLYRMKPEECRLIMVDPKMLELSVYDNIPHLLTPVVTDPKKAVVALKWAVREMEDRYKKMSKLGVRNIEGFNQRVVEAQAKGEVITRTVQTGFDRETGEAIFEREEMELHPIPFIVVIVDEMADLMLVAGKDIEGAIQRLAQMARAAGIHLIMATQRPSVDVITGTIKANFPTRISFQVTSKIDSRTILGEQGAEQLLGQGDMLYMAGGGRISRVHGPFVSDTEVEKIVAHLKTQGQPQYLDAITTEEEPSDEAVESAAPGSMDAEEGADLYDRAVAIVLRDRKCSTSYIQRRLSIGYNKAASLVEQMEREGVVGQANHAGKREILVGGGIDRGAFDIDAA
- a CDS encoding LolA family protein, producing the protein MKSPLAAALVLALLAASGAQAVEQTKKPPAAKAQAGKPAAKGKPVADAKAKPKPADPKTAQAKPADPKPADPKAAAPAAKPPAPAVPDAAKAAIGAAAVGGAAAAVAVAAQPQAPLTREEAIKRAEASLNSSPVMTADFVQIGGDGRRAEGKLYVHKVGRMRFEYAQPATMEVVSDGSQVAVRDRKLNTQDLYFISQTPLKFLLNEKIDLEKDVKLVDVVIDDAGASISIEDKATFGGTSKIKLIFDSKTFTLKQWQVSDPQGYETLVSLFNVDRSRSPDPNLFKIDKGSLLDFH
- a CDS encoding NAD(P)-dependent alcohol dehydrogenase, coding for MPTKAYAVQSATAPFAPFSIERRAPGPKDVAIDILFCGVCHSDLHTARSEWPGTRYPCVPGHEIVGRVTAVGAEVTRFKTGDLAAVGCMVDSCRRCFSCDDGLEQYCEHGFVATYNGPLDGSGENTFGGYSAAVVVDEHFVLTVRHSEAQLAAVAPLLCAGITTWSPLKHWGVGPGKKVGIVGIGGLGHMGVKLAHALGAHVVAFTTSPSKREAALALGADEVVVSKDPEAMAARANSLDFILDTVAVSHDLDAYVNLLKRDGVLTLVGVPETPHPSPSAGGLIFKRRQIAGSLIGGIKETQEMLDFCAEKGIVADIETIAMQEIETAYARMVKSDVKYRFVIDMATLKAA
- a CDS encoding type II toxin-antitoxin system RelE/ParE family toxin — encoded protein: MRYKLQIVMIASFRHKGLRRLFESDDGSRLPPDLIERIRRILSFLDAADRAEDLDQPTFRLHALKGELKGFWAVTVRANWRIVFRFQDGAAEDVDFVDYH
- a CDS encoding HigA family addiction module antitoxin, with translation MMKNPAHPGGLIRDNIEELGLSVAEAAKGLGVTRQQLYRLINGHHGLTPEMALRLEQAFGGSADAWMRMQIAYDLARARARASVSIARLAPKVA